In a genomic window of Pangasianodon hypophthalmus isolate fPanHyp1 chromosome 1, fPanHyp1.pri, whole genome shotgun sequence:
- the LOC113534226 gene encoding C-C chemokine receptor type 3 — protein sequence MATMLNNSSVLGEATTPSTTTYDYSDYVEPCDYGTHASHFLPVLYSLFFIVGFLGNMLVLWVILRGAHLKSMTDVSLLNLAIADLLLIFSLPFLAHYARDTWVFGSFMCTLVLGVYYTGFYASLFFIVLMSVDRYLAIVHAVFALRIRTKAHGILASVVIWVIAIAASFPELLYLGVKANETEVVCSAYPKDQESHNDVRSAAFIKMNVLGLLIPLTIVGFCYSMVLRRLRSLRNSKKLAIRLVAVVMVVFFCCWIPYNIAAFLKALELKRILTPKCELSKRIRLMLQVTEAVAYSHTCLNPFLYVFVGEKFRKHLARLLLQTPCIHVQCMKSYITQAAASVYSQTTSVEERSVGV from the coding sequence CACAACAACATATGATTACTCTGATTATGTTGAACCATGTGATTATGGAACCCATGCAAGCCATTTTCTCCCAGTGCTCTACTCCCTGTTCTTCATTGTGGGCTTCCTGGGAAACATGCTGGTGTTGTGGGTGATCCTGAGGGGCGCTCATTTGAAAAGCATGACTGATGTGTCTCTCCTGAACCTGGCCATTGCTGACCTTCTACTAAtcttctctctccccttcctGGCTCACTATGCCAGAGATACCTGGGTTTTTGGCAGTTTCATGTGCACTCTGGTCCTCGGTGTGTACTACACTGGATTTTATGCCAGCCTTTTCTTTATTGTGCTGATGAGCGTCGACAGATACTTGGCTATCGTCCATGCTGTGTTTGCCTTGAGAATCCGAACAAAGGCTCATGGAATTTTAGCTAGTGTGGTCATCTGGGTTATTGCTATTGCAGCATCATTTCCTGAGCTACTGTATCTTGGAGTCAAAGCGAATGAGACTGAAGTAGTTTGCAGTGCTTATCCAAAAGATCAAGAAAGTCACAATGATGTGAGAAGTGCAgctttcattaaaatgaatgttttgggCCTGCTAATTCCACTGACTATTGTGGGATTTTGCTACTCGATGGTGCTCCGGAGGCTTCGGAGCCTTCGTAATTCCAAGAAATTGGCCATTCGTCTCGTTGCTGTAGTCATGGTGGTCTTCTTCTGCTGTTGGATACCATACAACATTGCAGCATTCCTCAAAGCACTGGAACTGAAGCGCATCCTGACTCCAAAGTGTGAGCTCAGCAAAAGGATCCGGCTGATGCTGCAAGTCACTGAAGCCGTGGCATACTCGCACACCTGCCTCAATCCATTCCTCTATGTGTTTGTAGGTGAAAAGTTCAGGAAGCACCTCGCCAGGCTCCTGCTCCAGACACCATGCATCCATGTGCAGTGTATGAAGAGCTACATCACCCAGGCCGCAGCCTCTGTGTATTCGCAGACCACAAGTGTGGAAGAACGTTCAGTTGGCGTCTGA